A portion of the Stigmatella aurantiaca DW4/3-1 genome contains these proteins:
- a CDS encoding acetylornithine transaminase: protein MRGTDLQTPKTDLTPALPAPTSSQAPSGAWIDKAKAHLLQNYKQQPIVLVRGRGSRVWDADGRQYLDLLGGIATCALGHCHPEIVAAVKAQVETLWHVSNAFYSEPQIELAAQLTALSGLPRAFFCNSGAEANEALIKLARRVMKDRGTPERFEVLTFENSFHGRTLATVTATGQSKYQKGFEPLPAGFLHAPYGDLEAVRQKVGPQTAAILVEPVQGEGGVRAAPTGFLKALRALCDEQGILLLVDEVQTGMGRTGKLFAFQHDGIQPDAISLAKALGNGLPIGAMLCSEAVGKSLPSGTHGSTFGGNLVSATAANVVVRLIREPQMLREVTEKGEYLMARGRELQARLPTLIQEVRGRGLLIGIELNQEVAPIITRCREQGLLLNAAGDKTLRFAPAFTVTRDELDEGLRILERVLTPA, encoded by the coding sequence ATGAGAGGAACCGACTTGCAGACTCCCAAGACCGATCTCACCCCCGCCCTTCCGGCGCCGACTTCCTCGCAGGCCCCGAGCGGAGCGTGGATCGACAAGGCCAAGGCCCACCTGCTGCAGAACTACAAGCAGCAGCCCATCGTCTTGGTCCGGGGCCGGGGCTCGCGGGTCTGGGATGCCGATGGACGCCAGTACCTGGACCTGCTGGGCGGAATCGCCACGTGTGCGCTCGGGCACTGCCACCCCGAGATCGTCGCCGCCGTGAAGGCGCAGGTGGAGACCCTGTGGCACGTCTCCAATGCCTTCTACTCGGAGCCGCAGATTGAGCTGGCCGCCCAGCTCACCGCGCTCTCGGGGTTGCCGCGAGCCTTCTTCTGCAACTCGGGGGCGGAGGCCAACGAGGCGCTCATCAAGCTGGCGCGCCGGGTGATGAAGGACCGCGGGACACCCGAGCGTTTCGAGGTTCTCACCTTCGAGAACTCGTTCCACGGCCGCACGCTGGCCACCGTCACCGCCACCGGTCAGTCCAAGTACCAGAAGGGCTTCGAGCCGCTGCCCGCGGGCTTCCTCCACGCCCCGTACGGGGACCTGGAGGCGGTGCGCCAGAAGGTGGGCCCTCAGACCGCCGCCATCCTGGTGGAGCCCGTCCAGGGAGAGGGAGGGGTGCGTGCGGCGCCCACCGGCTTCCTCAAGGCCCTGCGCGCGCTGTGTGACGAGCAGGGGATTCTGCTGCTCGTGGACGAGGTGCAGACGGGCATGGGCCGCACCGGCAAGCTCTTCGCCTTCCAGCACGACGGCATCCAGCCCGATGCCATCAGCCTGGCGAAGGCGCTCGGCAACGGGCTGCCCATCGGGGCGATGCTCTGTTCGGAAGCGGTGGGCAAGAGCCTTCCGTCCGGCACACATGGCTCGACGTTTGGTGGCAACCTCGTGTCGGCGACCGCCGCCAACGTCGTGGTTCGTCTCATCCGCGAGCCGCAGATGCTCCGCGAGGTGACGGAGAAGGGCGAGTACCTCATGGCCCGTGGCCGTGAGCTCCAGGCCCGGTTGCCCACGCTCATTCAAGAGGTGCGCGGCCGGGGGCTGCTCATTGGCATCGAGCTCAACCAGGAGGTGGCACCCATCATCACCCGGTGCCGGGAACAGGGCTTGCTGTTGAACGCCGCGGGTGACAAGACCCTTCGCTTCGCGCCCGCCTTCACCGTCACCCGGGATGAGCTGGACGAGGGGCTGCGCATCCTCGAACGGGTCCTGACCCCCGCCTGA
- a CDS encoding J domain-containing protein, which produces MPELVDLEPELQRDIIEFERKQEGQDYFTQLGLRPGASIDEVKRAFLELSKRYHPDRFGGKNLGSFRARIERIFRRVSEAHTVLTQPERRAAYLREHPQLSGTPPAPSVRPPSAPPTPSPAAPPSPQDEERRAERQSRLTRHPYLARTHRLTELLTRGKAALDRGDFEQATKDLNQALAVDSKNREASTLLGEVRRRNEAQRGKRDFEQGLEAEKQQNLPSALEFYRKACSLDPQHAEAAFRAARVSRALGADWNEQRVHAQRAVELAPDRIPQRLLLAQILLDGKAGNIAKRHLEEVLKLDPKNAEASALLRKARWPF; this is translated from the coding sequence ATGCCTGAGCTGGTGGACCTCGAGCCCGAACTCCAGAGAGACATCATCGAGTTCGAGCGGAAGCAGGAGGGACAGGACTACTTCACCCAGCTCGGGCTGCGTCCAGGGGCATCCATCGATGAGGTGAAGCGGGCGTTCCTCGAGCTGTCGAAGCGCTACCATCCGGACCGTTTCGGCGGGAAGAACCTGGGCTCTTTCCGGGCGCGCATCGAGCGCATCTTCCGGCGTGTGTCCGAGGCCCACACCGTGCTCACCCAGCCCGAGCGCCGCGCGGCCTACCTCCGGGAACACCCCCAGTTGTCCGGTACCCCACCGGCCCCGTCCGTCCGTCCGCCGTCTGCTCCTCCCACCCCGTCCCCTGCGGCCCCCCCCTCGCCGCAGGACGAAGAGCGGCGGGCCGAACGTCAGTCCCGGCTCACCCGCCACCCCTATCTGGCACGCACTCACCGTCTCACCGAACTCCTGACACGGGGCAAGGCGGCCCTGGATCGGGGAGACTTCGAGCAGGCCACCAAGGACCTGAATCAGGCACTGGCGGTGGACTCGAAGAACCGCGAGGCGTCCACGTTGCTGGGGGAAGTCCGAAGGCGGAACGAGGCGCAGCGGGGGAAGCGGGATTTCGAGCAAGGGCTGGAGGCGGAGAAACAGCAGAACCTCCCCTCGGCCCTGGAGTTCTACCGGAAGGCCTGCTCCTTGGATCCCCAGCACGCCGAGGCCGCCTTCCGGGCGGCCCGGGTCTCCCGCGCGCTCGGGGCGGACTGGAACGAGCAGCGCGTCCACGCGCAGCGGGCGGTCGAGCTGGCCCCTGACCGCATCCCGCAGCGGCTGCTGCTGGCCCAGATTCTTCTGGATGGGAAGGCCGGCAACATCGCCAAGCGCCACTTGGAGGAGGTGTTGAAGCTGGACCCGAAGAACGCCGAGGCCAGCGCCCTGCTGCGCAAGGCACGCTGGCCGTTCTGA
- a CDS encoding alpha/beta hydrolase-fold protein, which translates to MGPLPRSRLPFLLLLALTAVVGCDSSSPPPPPAEQPVSDVQFDVTVPPETPVDAVLLLQGTDPGLSGPSGQGLELVYQGGRVFSIKTRLPKSQELTYSVRMSAPTAQVALDAVGQAVPARTVTLRENEENVGFSVERWGPPSGVTQPQTVFVVAVPENTSPDDSLYLPGNQPELGPWDPGKVKLYKAVNSSYAITLSFAPETPLEFKVTRGSWETVEKNAEGQDIDNRTFKTGGGFERVFITVERWDATPPPPPVLTGNIQYLDVTPANSALKPRKVIIWLPPGYEDNPTRRYPVLYMHDGQNLMDASTSFAGEWGVDETAQRLVQEGLVEPLIIVGIYNTADRIAEYTPVPDLPNYEEGGQADAYGQFLVEQLKPQIDNTYRTKPEGQYTGLAGSSLGGLVSLYLGMKYPGTFTRLGVVSPSVWWADQDIVARVDALPAKLPLRIWEDIGTEEGDSSQEETETVEDAQALRDALVRKGWAEGTDLKYTVIEGGRHNERDWAARFDDILQFLYPEPPLTP; encoded by the coding sequence ATGGGACCTCTGCCTCGCTCTCGGTTGCCGTTTCTCCTGCTGCTTGCCCTGACGGCGGTGGTGGGGTGTGACTCCTCGTCGCCGCCTCCGCCCCCGGCGGAACAGCCCGTCTCGGATGTTCAGTTCGATGTGACGGTCCCCCCGGAAACACCCGTGGATGCTGTCCTCCTGCTTCAGGGGACCGACCCGGGGCTCAGCGGCCCTTCTGGACAGGGGTTGGAGCTCGTCTACCAGGGGGGCCGGGTCTTTTCGATCAAGACGCGTCTGCCCAAGTCCCAAGAGCTCACCTACAGCGTGCGGATGAGCGCTCCCACCGCGCAGGTGGCCCTCGATGCGGTGGGCCAGGCGGTTCCCGCGCGGACCGTCACTTTGCGGGAGAACGAAGAGAACGTGGGCTTCTCCGTGGAGCGCTGGGGGCCGCCCTCTGGTGTCACCCAACCCCAGACGGTCTTCGTGGTGGCGGTGCCGGAAAACACGTCTCCTGACGACTCCCTCTATCTGCCGGGCAACCAGCCGGAACTGGGACCGTGGGACCCGGGGAAGGTGAAGCTCTACAAGGCGGTGAACAGCAGCTATGCCATCACGCTGTCCTTTGCCCCGGAAACACCACTCGAGTTCAAGGTGACGCGCGGCTCATGGGAGACGGTGGAGAAGAACGCCGAGGGACAGGACATCGACAACCGCACTTTCAAGACAGGAGGTGGGTTCGAGCGTGTCTTCATCACGGTGGAACGCTGGGATGCCACTCCGCCGCCCCCGCCGGTGCTCACCGGGAACATCCAGTACCTGGATGTGACGCCGGCCAACAGCGCCCTGAAGCCGCGCAAAGTCATCATCTGGTTGCCGCCCGGGTACGAGGACAACCCCACGCGCCGCTACCCGGTGCTGTACATGCACGACGGCCAGAACCTCATGGATGCGTCCACCTCCTTCGCGGGCGAGTGGGGGGTGGACGAGACGGCGCAGCGGCTCGTTCAGGAGGGTCTGGTGGAGCCGCTGATCATCGTCGGCATCTACAACACCGCGGACCGCATTGCCGAGTACACCCCGGTGCCCGATCTACCCAACTATGAAGAGGGAGGGCAGGCGGATGCATATGGCCAGTTTCTCGTCGAGCAGTTGAAACCGCAGATCGACAACACCTACCGCACCAAGCCCGAAGGGCAGTACACGGGGCTCGCGGGCTCCTCGCTGGGGGGCTTGGTGTCCCTGTACCTGGGGATGAAATACCCCGGCACCTTCACCCGGCTGGGGGTCGTCTCACCTTCCGTGTGGTGGGCGGACCAGGACATTGTCGCTCGGGTCGATGCCCTGCCCGCGAAGCTTCCCTTGCGAATCTGGGAAGACATCGGCACGGAGGAGGGAGACAGCTCGCAGGAGGAGACAGAGACGGTCGAGGATGCCCAGGCCCTGCGCGATGCCTTGGTGCGCAAGGGATGGGCGGAAGGCACCGACCTGAAATACACCGTCATCGAGGGGGGCCGGCACAACGAGAGAGACTGGGCCGCCCGTTTCGACGACATCCTCCAGTTCCTGTACCCAGAACCGCCCCTGACGCCCTGA